One window from the genome of Malus domestica chromosome 01, GDT2T_hap1 encodes:
- the LOC103422046 gene encoding serine/threonine-protein phosphatase PP2A-2 catalytic subunit-like: MEPVIFQKVVAFVFTQLPKLCLHCPSLFSVVRYSTKTFPTLSYTVHLCSPPSVTVRVLCEKAKEILMEESNVQPVKSPLTICGDIHGQFHDLAELFRIGGKCPDTNYLFMGDYVDRGYYSVETMTGFDQWQAQKA; this comes from the exons ATGGAACCAGTGATCTTTCAAAAAG TGGTTGCTTTTGTTTTCACCCAGCTACCAAAACTTTGCCTACACTGTCCATCTCTGTTCTCCGTCGTCCGTTACT CTACGAAAACTTTTCCTACACTGTCCTACACTGTCCATCTCTGTTCTCCGCCGTCTGTCACT GTAAGGGTGTTGTGCGAGAAGGCCAAGGAAATATTAATGGAAGAAAGCAATGTCCAG CCTGTAAAAAGCCCTTTAACTATCTGTGGTGATATTCATGGACAATTCCATGATCTGGCGGAGCTTTTCCGCATTGGAGGAAAG TGCCCAGATACAAACTATTTGTTTATGGGAGATTATGTGGACCGTGGCTATTATTCAGTTGAAACAATGACT ggttttgatcAATGGCAAGCCCAAAAGGCCTAA